The following are from one region of the Cervus canadensis isolate Bull #8, Minnesota chromosome 23, ASM1932006v1, whole genome shotgun sequence genome:
- the LOC122425545 gene encoding proteolipid protein 2-like, whose translation MADFQRNSCTNFLCTQKGMLLFVEIILCLVILTLYGASTSGYISVSLIELILAIIFFIIYTCDLHTRIQFIHWPWTDFFRSLIAAIIYLITSIIVLVERGDRSRIVAGILGLIAAVLFGYDASITCPMRQ comes from the coding sequence ATGGCAGATTTTCAGCGCAACAGCTGCACTAACTTCTTGTGTACCCAAAAGGGAATGCTTCTGTTTGTTGAGATTATATTGTGCCTTGTGATTCTGACCCTCTACGGTGCCTCAACATCAGGCTACATCTCTGTGTCGCTGATTGAATTGATCCTAGCGATCATCTTCTTTATAATCTACACATGTGACCTGCACACCAGGATACAATTCATTCACTGGCCTTGGACTGATTTCTTCCGATCTCTCATAGCGGCCATCATCTACCTGATCACCTCCATTATTGTACTTGTTGAGAGAGGAGATCGCTCCAGAATCGTTGCCGGGATACTGGGCCTAATCGCCGCGGTCCTTTTTGGCTATGATGCCTCTATTACTTGCCCAATGCGACAATAA